gttaaactAGAGCTTTTAGGCTCCTTACTTGTGTGCTGCCATCCACCCAGGTGAGGTTCCTGTTGATACGGAACTCCCGGCCCACCGGCAGTGATGCATCGTAGTGTCCCACTGTCACCAACTCAATGTTGCCACTCTCAGTTTTTTGCCAGTTCACCAGCTCATATGTGGCCACAGGATCCCCGTTGGCATCAAATGACACATCATAGccattttgtgaaaaatgtaCTTTCTTCAACTGCATGAGAACCTGTGAGGATGAAGTAAAtacttgatatatttttaaaaaaacattcaaagaatAACCATGTAAttccataaaaatgtacattatagCTATAAAAAGAACATTGATGTGTTCACATAGTTATTTCACTGACCTCTTCAGACTCTATCCTGCTGAATTTGTCACAGTGAGTTGTAGACTTTCTTTCCTGACACACTGCATTATGAATGGCATGTGCTATTGCATAAACAGCCTTGTATACCATGTTAGTGATCCGGAGCTGAGATGTGTCAGTGTACGGAGTCTGGAGCGTCTGTAGGTCTTCACTTCCATCACACACTCTTTCGTTTGTGTCTGCACCTAaaaccacacagagacagaggaaagccatttttttttcaacactaaAAACGACAAGTAGTTGCATTAACTCATATCTATATTGTACCAATTTTGAGACATgcagttttattgaaaacactcaacaaataaaaaaactgttttgcagacatctttattttctttagatAGTTGCTGTTTCCGTTTGTATCAGCCCTATTTTTTAACCATCATTAACTGATTGAGAGGCCGTTAGTTTGATCACTGACCCTGGCTGTTGAGAAGCTGAAAATCTTGACCAAGTTACTGATGCCAAAAATGATTTGATAGCACCTTGCATGAAAGCCTCGGCCAACAattaatgaatgtgtgtgtgaatgagtgagtgcTGACTTGTGGGgttgcaaagactagaaaagtgctttttaaaattaatccaATTTCCATTTTAATTCAGTCTATTTCATTGGTCAAGTATCTGTAGACATACAAGGAAATTGAAAGTGGTGtcatgtctgtttctgtgtataTAAACTGACAGTGACAATATGTGCATGTTGAAAAACTGtttatatttaaactttaaatatattatttatttagtgacTTGACCTGTCTTAATGTGTTtggaatacataaaaaaaactaaaaatcccTGTCggatttataatttaattagaTACAGACACGCATAAATACTGGAATTGATATCTGCTGTCAGTACAAtgtttcatgactatttacctTCATGACCTGGATACTGTCTCTATATTGTGTGCTTGTGTTCAGGCTTTAGCAATGACACTAAAATTCTGTAGCAAAGCTTAAACAAAACCTCCAAAACATGACCTGAAAGATAATCATTACAGGTGAGATTCAAAGAGATGCACCTCATTCCTACCTCATAActcagttaaaaaacaacagatttccCGTTCATGCTTAATCTGGGATTTGGTCTTCAAGCAACAGCTGCTCCACTCAGATagacagggagagaaaaaaactgaaacacaGGGACCCAAATGTAAGTTTCAACTTCTCACTTTTTCTCAGCCTGCAGTTGAATGCATCCTCCCAGAACTCAGTGAGCAGTGGAGAGGCAGCCACTTTAGAGGGAGAGAGGTCCAGCAGGAAGTCTCTCAGACCTGGGATGACTGATTGCTCAATGCCAAATCCAATAGCTCCAGCACAGAAGCTGAACCTCAGCATGTCTGGGTCTGTTACCCAAGACTCACTGCCTATCCACACACGAGGTGAAAAAGGCTCAAGAGAAAGCTCCTCTAGCAGAATCTTCAGATCTGCAGGTGATGTAAATGCCACAACAACCATAGCTGTCGACCTGGAGATAttgtacattatatattatacaataacattaaaaaagtacTTTAAACGTGTATTAAATGTACAAACCTGCGGACAACGTCAGCTACTCTCTGGATCCTGCTACGTGGGTTGGTCCGATAGAAAGCTTCAGAGTATTCCACACAGATCCCCTCTCTGCGTGCTGCGGCCAGGAAAGACGCCATGCCATTATTGCCATAATCTGAATCCGACCGGACAGCACCTATCCAAGTCCAGCCAAAGTGTTTGACCAGCTTGGCCAGCGCGTCAGCCTGGAACTGGTCACTTGGGATTGTTCTGAAGAAACTCGGGTACTGCTGCTTATCAGACAGGCATGCACAAGTGGCAAAGTAGCTCACCTacgaaaaacaataatttaattatttaacaggaaacaaaaaactaGCACAAGTTTATTGAATATGCTGTTTGAACAGGAAATCAAAACATTTACTTGAGGGATGTTAAAAGGCCCGATGATGCGTGACATGCTGATGGATGACGTGGACCCAGACTCACCAACAACTGCCATCACCATACCCGACTGTGAGCAGTTGTCGCCGGTGTAAAACACCGGGTCCAGGCCGTTTGAAAGCTGGAATGACACATGAACCGACACGGGCACCGAGGCGCACGAGTCGTAGATCTGATAACCGAGTCTGATGCCCGGCAGCAGCTCCGTGCTGTTGTTAATCTCCTCGATGGCGAAGATCATTACTTGTGAGAAGCGCAGTACACGGGGGATAATGCTGCACACAGAAACTCATGTCAACTCCATAAGCACATGTGACAACTTTCAAAGATAAATATAGTACAACTACAATTCAAATTCACTGCAAATTAGCTACAAATAAACTGCATCTGTGAACCAAATTGTCAGTGAATCAttacattttacaacatttCCATCCTTCCACAGTCTAAAATCATCTCATCCCATACTTCTTCATTTTACTAACCTCCCTTTACACCTCAGTGGCTCAGGCATGTAGGTGTAGTTATGCGTCACTGTGTGCATGTTGTAATGTATAGCGAAAACACCACCAATAATGTAGTCACCGTCCACTGAGAATGCAGGTAAACGAGTGGTACCCTGGAGCTTACATTTCACAGGTGCTGCCTCAGAGCTGACCCCAGCACCAGAAACATTCAAGACAAGAGCTGAGTTCAGCTCACACAGACCCAGAGACAGGATCAGGCTAATAGAGAGAGCAGTGATCTCCATCCCTCCACTGTCTGTGTGGGAATACTGCATGTGTGTTAACGCTggtttatagattttttaagTCAAACCATCCCTCCCTCTACTGTACGTCAGCTTACTGTACACCAAAGAGAATTCTTTCTGCGGGCCGTAATATTATCTGCACTCAGTGGTTTCCAAACTTTATCCAACCGTTATAcccttttgtgtttctttttagcTCATATTGCAGTTAAGTCTACAAATACACCTTTAGTTGCTTGTTTGTGTGGTTCAATCCCTTCTTAGTGTGAATACAGAagccttttttctgtattttgaccTTATTTATTGACTCTTTTAGCTcattatgaaataatatttgttaaataattacataacataaaataacataaaaaaatggcatTAAAGTCACTAAACATTTTTGATGATAAATATTTTGTCAATATTTAAAGGTGAAGGCTGTGTTGAATGTACACATTATAACTCTTATACTGTATGCTACGGGAatgtttgtcacattttatgttgctgGCCAATTTGCTGAGTAAGCTGAGTTCTCCTGCTCACAGAGACAGTAATGACAAGAGCAACACATATTCTGCAGCACAGTAACTCAGCTTTTCTGTAAATGTAGCACACACTGAGGAATGTATCGCTTCAAGCAACTACAATGACCATCATAACTGTTTGGAAATCCTCATCAATGCTGGCCAATGtttcttttaactttttacACACGTCATATTCATCCGGATTgatttttgttcattaaatgctTCTTGGTATTCTTCTCTGGCTCAAACAATATGATGAAACACTTTGGAgcaaatatacacaatattaGTCCAAAACTGGAGGCCAGAATAGCAAATATCTCCACAGCCACAGTGAATTTCCCAGGAGAGCTGACATATGCAGGGATAAAGGTGATCCAGACTGCACAAAATATCAGCATGCTGAAGGTGATCAGCTTGGCTTCATTAAAATTATCAGGTAGTTTCCGAGCCAGGACAGCTAACACAAAGCAAAAGACAGCCAGCAGGCCGATGTACCCGAGCACAGCCCAGAACCCAACAGCTGAGCCTAATGCACACTCCAGGATGATTCTCTCCTTGTATGTTGTGAGGTTTTTCACTGGAAACGGAGGATTAAGAACCAACCAAATAGTACATATTATAACTTGAATGAACGTGAAAGACACTACAGTCATTCTTTGCTGTGGAGGGCCAAACCATTTCATCACATTGCTTCCTGGGAGTGTAGCTCTGAAGGCCATTAACACCACTATTGTTTTTCCAAGAACACAAGACATACAGAGGACAAAGGTGATCCCAAATGCTGTGTGGCGCAGCATGCAGGACCACTCAGAGGGCGCTccaatgaaagttaatgaacataagaaacacagagtcagagagaagagcagcaggaagctcagCTCAGAGTTGTTGGCCCTGACAATCGGGGATGTCCTGTGACGATAGAACACAGCTGCTGTTATAATGGCAAGACAGGCACCACCAACTGAGAATGCAGCCAGGATGATTCCTAGGACCTCGTTGAAGGAAAGAAACTCTACAGGCTTGGGGAGACACGTGTCCCTCTCTGCATTAGGCCAGAACTCCTTCAGGCATGGGAAACAATCAGGGGAATCTGAATGTAAAGCAAAGCGGCCTTTTAGGAGACATATTGTACATTACTCTATACGTCGTACAGTCAATATGCATTcggagaaaaaacaaataccTGTAGCATTGCTAATCTCTCCTTCAGGACATGGTAAACAATCATAACAGCAGATGggttttcctttctgcagcactTTACGAGTTCCTGGaggacagctgtcagagcacactgacacagggaccTGGCACAAAGATACAAACAAAGTATAACATATTCAGATGTGCTACAAAGACCTGAGGTTAAAATTTCAGTATTTGTGTCAGATTGTGTTGCAGTTAACTTGAGGGTTTTCCCTACGTCTGAGCCAGTTATGCTGCGTTCAAGACTTCCAGCCCTCTCTTACATATAGTTAAGAAGGTGTATTTACAAAGTTTCagaaaacaataacattttcaatCTTCTGTCTTCCTCAGTCTCTTCCTCCAGTGTTCTCTTTCAGTGTCTTTTTCCCAGTGTGTTGCTGCATCTTGCTGGGCTTGATTGAGTCAAACACCACACCCCTTCTATGTCCATAAGTAAGTCTGACACTGTCAATCAAGCTAAAACCACACCTACTTCCTAGCAGACATTGACTGAACCGTAACACCACACCCCCCAtaggaagaaaaaatataaagaaatacgGTGACACCAGctctatttttgtatgtttttttttcttaaagttttCGTTAAAATCCCCAAACCACAATTTACACATACCGTATTTTCCGCACTATAAGGCGCACCTTAAAGCctttaattttctcaaaaaCCGCCAGTGCGGCTTATAATCCGATGCGCCTTATATATGGATCAATATTGGTTAATTAGGGCTACTGTAGTCAGGGGGCGTGGCCGAAGTAACAGCAGTAAAAACGGTAAAGGGGAATTCCAGTCCCACACCACCTGTGTCAACAGGGCGTTCAATGCTAGACTGCGAACTGCGTGGGAGCAGTGGATGACGGAAGGCGAACACACGTTCACCAAGACGGGGAGACAGCATCGGGCGACATACGCCACTATCTGCCAATGGATCGTGGATGCCTGGGCTGATATATCAGTCTCAACTGTGGTCCGAGCTTTCACGAAGGCAGGAATTGTCACTGAACTGTCAGACAACAGCAGCGACACTGACTCGGGTAATGACGACTTTGACGAGACGGAGCCGGGCACGTTGGATGCCGTACTCACCTGACTGTTCAATTCGgacactgaagaagaagaattcgAGGGATTCTTGGATGGGGAATGAActgaaaaagtgagttttacGTGTTTACAACTGAACAAGGCTGCGAGATATTGTGAACATGGACATTAACGTTTGAACAACGTTGAgttattgttatattgtttttgttttgcactaTTTCGAGAGTTACTATATTGTGATTGCACTCACGTTTGATTTACCGTAGCGGTATCAGACTGTTTGTTTTACGTGTTTACTGAATCAGGGAAAAGTTCCCCTCCACATTTGTGAATGCACTAAATACGTGATAAAAAGTTGCACTACCTGTTATACCTTGCTGTTGATAAAAGATAAACTGTGTTGCGAAAATACTACGTCACTGACGTTACCTCGGGGGAAAAAACGAAACAGCTGTTCATGTGTGCCAGAGGCGTGTTTATGGATCCTGCCGCAAAAGAACAAGGAGGTGCGGCCTTTGCTCCATCTTGTAGAAGAGTTGCGACATTCAGGGGACAGAAAACTGAGCGCTCAAGCACTGTTCATCTGACTTTGAACTGCGACAAATGGAGTTGGAAATACATTGTTGTCAACGAGGGTGGCGCAAATAAGAGCTACTGGTACGTACGGTACCGTATTGTGAATGCACTAACTTGTTTTGGGAGTGAACGGAGTTGTCAGAACGCTGGTTTGTATTCtattaataaagtttgactgactgactaatCTGACTGTTTTGTTGACATTCCCTTTAGCGCAGCTACATCTAGTGGATGCATAACCCAACCCCAGCCACTACAGTAGCTTCTATTCTATGCGCCTTATAATGCGGTGCGCCCTATAtatgaaaagttttaaaataggCCATTCATTGAAGGTGCGCCTTATAATCCGATGCGCCCTATAGTGCGGAAAATACAGTAATCTTATTTACATGTAGACTTCTCTACCCAATTTATAACTACTGCACCAATAGCAGCACTACCATTCCTTATTTTCCCCTTGGGAAAGAAACACTACAAGGGTGTGCCAAAGTAAACATGAAACTAACATAGATGGATACTTAGGTAGGCTCCCCTACTGGCATGCGTGACAGTGCATCTGCCAAGATGTTATCCTTTCCCGTCTGCAATAAAAGTGCCCAGTGAAACACTCTCTGGTTTGAGGTTTTGAACTTGGCAAAGAACGACAGTGGTCTGTGTACACCACCACTTCTCGGCCTGAATGAGACAGATGCACCTTAAAGTGCTTGGCAGCCAAACCCAGACCCAAAGCTTCCTTCTCAATTGTCGATTAATCcttctgatgtttatttaggttttttgaATAATAAGCGACTGGTCTGTCTCGTCCGGGTGCACCTGTTTGCAAAAGCAAAATGCCCCAATGTCAATGTCACAGGCATCCACGGCAAGTTTGAACGGTGCCTCAAAATTGGGTGCACACGCTAGGACAGCCAACACACTCCTAAAAACACAGGCGTCTTTCCATACAAACTTCATGTCTTTCTTAAGGACATTAGTTAATGGCTCAGTTACGGCAGCAAAGTTAGGAACAAAATCGCCTGTAAAAACCACACATGCCCAACACTTTCATGGCTTTCCACCTGTTCTTTGGTGGGGAAAGATCAAGGATGGCTTCTTCTGTCGTATGCCGAGGCATCACCTTTCCCTGCCCCACATGATGTCCAAGGTAGGTTACTTTCCCTTTCACAAACTCACATTTTGGCAAATACATAACAAGACCTGCCCTTTGTAACCTCCAAAAGAGTTGCCGCGGAGAGCATAGGTGTTCCTCCCATGAGCTGCTATACACAACCTCATCATCAATACAGGTAACTACTGAGCTTAACCCATTAGTGATGGTATTcataaacagctgaaaagtTACAATTACGTTCTTCATACCAAAATGAAGCACATTACAAACATACAGACCATCAGGTGTCAAAAAGGCTGAAATCTCCCTGGCCCGTGGGGTCAAGGGCACCTGTCAGCTTAGAGTGGGGTAGCCTATATGGGTGTTAATTAATTGGAGTCTAACAGCCTATATCCACATCCAGGACAGCTAAAGTTGTGCGACCAGGGACATCCTGGAAAAGGGGAGAGAACTCAGCAATCAAAGCTTTGAACTCAGACGGCCACTCTAATGTTAAATGTGCAAACTGATCATCCAGCAATGTTAAAGCTTCAGAGTTCCTCCCAACAGCTTCTGCACCATCTTCTCCTAATATCTGCCCCATAGCAGTACAAGCAACAGACAGCCCACTTGAACGACcctgactggggatttccaccaggCGCGTTACAGCCGCGGAGCGGCTCCACCTcggttttgctgcgtcttctgcccggTGTCAGTTCACACCAGGTGCGTTACGGCCGCGGAATGGCAGCAttgcgagccagccgtatacacgcaaGATAACAAGAAcatgcgataatcctgaacatacgggagaccacgagatcccgtgataatcTGTGTGAATAAAGTAAACAAcgacaacaaccaacagcttactttatTTTCTCTGACATGGAAGATCTGTTAATCTGACCATCTTTccttataaaaaacaatatgttatgtcatacatgattgtatgatgttccacttcaacaatctgtctcttgtcgtccgtgtcgccgatcctctgagatccttttattgattgattgccgatctggtgcctcagtcataacataatgttgatgtaaagtagttttaggctgcaagAACTgcctattgtgttttattttgaaagggggcggaagtgtattacgttgattctgagtcggacttcctgtctggtgcgatctgctctgttgaaatTTACGCAGTTTAGCAGCAGCTTGCGGAGAAAATAGAAGTCCGac
This is a stretch of genomic DNA from Centropristis striata isolate RG_2023a ecotype Rhode Island chromosome 4, C.striata_1.0, whole genome shotgun sequence. It encodes these proteins:
- the LOC131969897 gene encoding extracellular calcium-sensing receptor-like, which produces MIFAIEEINNSTELLPGIRLGYQIYDSCASVPVSVHVSFQLSNGLDPVFYTGDNCSQSGMVMAVVGESGSTSSISMSRIIGPFNIPQVSYFATCACLSDKQQYPSFFRTIPSDQFQADALAKLVKHFGWTWIGAVRSDSDYGNNGMASFLAAARREGICVEYSEAFYRTNPRSRIQRVADVVRRSTAMVVVAFTSPADLKILLEELSLEPFSPRVWIGSESWVTDPDMLRFSFCAGAIGFGIEQSVIPGLRDFLLDLSPSKVAASPLLTEFWEDAFNCRLRKSADTNERVCDGSEDLQTLQTPYTDTSQLRITNMVYKAVYAIAHAIHNAVCQERKSTTHCDKFSRIESEEVLMQLKKVHFSQNGYDVSFDANGDPVATYELVNWQKTESGNIELVTVGHYDASLPVGREFRINRNLTWVDGSTQVPVSVCSDSCPPGTRKVLQKGKPICCYDCLPCPEGEISNATDSPDCFPCLKEFWPNAERDACLPKPVEFLSFNEVLGIILAAFSVGGACLAMITAAVFYRHRTSPIVRANNSELSFLLLFSLTLCFLCSLTFIGAPSEWSCMLRHTAFGITFVLCMSCVLGKTIVVLMAFRATLPGSNVMKWFGPPQQRMTVVSFTFIQVIICTIWLVLNPPFPMKNLTTYKDRIILECALGSAVGFWAVLGYIGLLAVFCFVLAVLARKLPDNFNEAKLITFSMLIFCAVWITFIPAYVSSPGKFTVAVEIFAILASSFGLILCIFATKCFIILFKPEKNTKKHLMNKNQS